From a region of the Asterias amurensis chromosome 2, ASM3211899v1 genome:
- the LOC139934116 gene encoding uncharacterized protein has protein sequence MDNTSDSSNLFEGVWTAGKEHDDDIGRRTFRLVYHTLLLLLGVPGNCLILHVYWTKTLKTSTHVFIMALALADFFVCLLRIRELAIHITILLGGEIPRIYTFLRSLETTAVGTSVMITAVIAADRYDCVCRPHRRFFTHRRGKIAAWASFLFSVCVNVPAFVDVFVYFPSNLLEMLVFVFQTIFFVTALVIIVLCYRKVYITIRKHVKVSLVSVASVQLKNTDRLEITVVDNAISVLTGGQNSHSNPTGAAARGDGTGTTANSRNHVVSCNLSSPPRDCLQQAAPIEEDIRVDRDKIRNPVQVPDNDVKTHLQRKTTKMLFVASVVFVLAWLPYCIYVFVMLASYYGWLHPSPQFLLVMLELSYVCYINNAVNPLIYGLANRRFRKDCGEALGKMRVC, from the coding sequence ATGGATAATACTTCTGATTCAAGTAATTTGTTTGAAGGTGTGTGGACGGCCGGTAAGGAGCATGATGATGATATTGGTAGACGTACATTTCGACTGGTCTACCACACCCTTCTGCTTCTACTCGGTGTGCCTGGTAACTGCCTCATCCTGCATGTGTACTGGACTAAGACTCTCAAGACCAGCACCCATGTGTTTATCATGGCACTGGCCTTGGCTGACTTCTTCGTATGTCTGCTCCGTATCAGGGAACTCGCTATACACATCACCATTCTTCTTGGTGGGGAGATTCCGCGCATTTATACATTCCTCCGATCGCTCGAGACCACCGCCGTCGGTACCTCAGTCATGATCACCGCCGTAATCGCAGCGGATCGCTACGACTGCGTCTGCCGTCCGCACCGGCGTTTCTTCACCCATCGGCGGGGTAAAATAGCCGCATGGGCCTCGTTTCTGTTCTCGGTATGTGTCAACGTTCCGGCTTTTGTGGATGTCTTTGTCTATTTTCCCAGTAATCTTTTAGAAATGCTCGTCTTTGTGttccaaacaatttttttcgtGACTGCCCTTGTGATCATCGTTCTGTGCTACAGGAAGGTGTACATCACCATTCGtaaacatgtgaaagtttctctTGTGTCAGTTGCAAGTGTCCAACTGAAAAACACAGACCGACTGGAAATTACCGTAGTTGATAATGCTATATCGGTATTAACCGGTGGTCAGAACTCCCACTCCAACCCTACAGGAGCAGCTGCGAGAGGTGACGGTACTGGAACCACCGCAAACAGCAGAAATCATGTGGTCTCTTGCAATCTCTCCTCTCCACCTAGAGATTGCTTGCAGCAAGCGGCCCCGATTGAGGAAGATATACGGGTAGATAGAGACAAGATAAGAAACCCAGTTCAAGTTCCAGACAATGACGTCAAGACACACCTACAACGGAAGACGACGAAGATGCTGTTCGTTGCCAGCGTGGTGTTTGTGCTAGCCTGGTTGCCATACTGTATCTACGTGTTTGTGATGCTTGCGTCTTATTACGGTTGGTTACACCCTAGCCCTCAGTTTCTGTTGGTAATGCTGGAGTTGAGTTATGTCTGTTACATCAACAATGCTGTCAATCCGCTCATTTACGGACTAGCGAACAGACGGTTCAGAAAAGACTGCGGGGAAGCTCTTGGGAAGATGAGAGTATGTTGA